The Aureitalea marina genome includes a window with the following:
- a CDS encoding 16S rRNA (uracil(1498)-N(3))-methyltransferase, with amino-acid sequence MQLFYQPDIDDSQSEVHFDKEESRHLIRVLRKKVGDSLSVTDGKGGLFTVEVTLADDKRSQGRIVRVSKQAKPDATLEIGIAPTKLNDRMEWFLEKSTEIGIHTISPIICDRSERRILKLARMERIIVSAAKQSLKHIFPKIQDQLSFEEYIKKDWPVNTQLFIAHCGESPRKLLNDQLQTGRPVVVLIGPEGDFTPKEVDLALKVGFEPVSLGKSRLRTETAGIVACHLFNLANP; translated from the coding sequence ATGCAGTTATTCTATCAACCAGATATCGATGATTCTCAATCTGAAGTTCACTTCGATAAGGAGGAGAGCCGTCATTTGATCCGGGTCTTACGAAAGAAAGTGGGAGACTCACTCTCAGTTACTGATGGTAAGGGAGGATTGTTTACGGTTGAAGTCACCCTGGCCGACGACAAAAGAAGCCAGGGACGCATTGTAAGGGTAAGTAAACAAGCTAAACCTGATGCGACCCTGGAGATCGGAATTGCCCCAACCAAACTCAACGATCGTATGGAGTGGTTCCTGGAAAAAAGCACGGAGATCGGCATTCATACCATCAGTCCGATCATCTGTGACCGCAGTGAAAGGCGGATTCTGAAACTAGCCAGGATGGAACGGATAATCGTAAGTGCAGCTAAGCAGTCGCTCAAACATATCTTTCCTAAGATCCAGGACCAACTGAGTTTTGAAGAATACATTAAAAAGGATTGGCCGGTCAATACCCAACTCTTCATTGCTCACTGCGGAGAGTCGCCTCGCAAGCTCCTTAACGATCAATTACAGACTGGTAGACCGGTGGTTGTTTTGATCGGGCCAGAAGGTGATTTTACACCTAAAGAGGTCGATCTTGCATTGAAAGTTGGATTTGAACCCGTAAGTCTTGGGAAGTCGAGATTACGCACGGAGACTGCAGGTATTGTAGCCTGCCACCTCTTTAATTTGGCTAATCCCTAG
- the nagB gene encoding glucosamine-6-phosphate deaminase: MSQINYQPAGQFEETRFEKIHNVQFSDSQSASLEVAAEIAALIREKAANNEPCVLGLATGSSPIKVYDELVRLHREEGLSFKHVTTFNLDEYHPMTRENIQSYHYFMHEHLFDHIDIPAQQINIPDGQVKTEDLHQYCLGYEEKIQQAGGLDFQLLGIGRTGHIGFNEPGSHYNSGTRMITLDYITRVDAAPSFLGIENVPRKAITMGIATVRSAKRVVLMGWGQHKAEIIKETVEGTIDSHVPATYLQDHPNCTFVLDDEAASELTRNKSPWLVGPCTWTDSLKRKGVVWLCGLLNKSILRLTDEDYNNHGMSALLAEEGSAYDLNIKMFNVLQHTITGWPGGKPNADDSNRPERSKPSSKRVLIFSPHPDDDVISMGGTLDRLIEQGHEVHVAYQTSGNIAVSNAEALKFARTARSLYKDSDSLDTICKELDQKDDLQLDSPAVRKLKGEIRRQESYGATRFLGLHHNHIHFLDLPFYETGTIKKNKLTEADISIMKGIIDQIKPHQIYAAGDLADPHGTHQVCLEALFQSLDQLKGKEYMLDCWVWLYRGAWHEWDLHEIQMAVPMSPDQVLKKRRAIYFHQTQKDGVMFQGDDSREFWMRVEERNATTAKRYRDMGLADYAAMEAFVRYNQ; this comes from the coding sequence ATGAGCCAGATAAATTACCAGCCGGCAGGACAATTTGAAGAGACCCGTTTTGAAAAGATCCACAATGTTCAGTTTTCCGATTCTCAATCTGCCTCCCTGGAGGTTGCGGCCGAGATAGCGGCCTTGATCAGGGAAAAAGCGGCAAACAATGAACCTTGTGTACTAGGCTTAGCCACAGGTTCATCTCCTATTAAGGTCTATGATGAATTGGTCAGACTTCACCGGGAGGAAGGCCTTAGTTTTAAGCATGTGACCACCTTTAACCTGGACGAATATCATCCCATGACCAGGGAGAATATCCAGAGTTACCACTACTTCATGCACGAGCATTTGTTTGATCACATCGACATTCCTGCCCAGCAGATCAATATCCCGGATGGCCAGGTTAAAACGGAAGATTTGCATCAATACTGCCTGGGTTACGAAGAGAAAATACAGCAGGCCGGCGGTTTAGACTTTCAGCTTTTAGGTATAGGGCGTACCGGCCATATAGGCTTTAACGAACCAGGATCACATTACAATTCCGGCACTCGCATGATCACCCTGGATTATATCACGCGAGTGGATGCCGCACCAAGTTTTCTGGGTATAGAGAATGTTCCCAGAAAGGCCATTACCATGGGGATAGCTACTGTTCGTTCTGCAAAACGAGTGGTCCTGATGGGGTGGGGTCAGCACAAAGCAGAGATCATCAAAGAAACTGTTGAGGGTACAATAGATAGTCACGTTCCTGCTACTTATCTGCAGGACCATCCCAATTGCACCTTTGTACTGGACGATGAAGCGGCCTCGGAACTCACGCGCAACAAATCTCCATGGCTAGTAGGCCCCTGCACATGGACTGATTCCTTGAAACGCAAAGGTGTAGTCTGGTTGTGCGGATTATTGAATAAGTCCATTCTACGGTTAACAGACGAGGACTACAACAATCACGGAATGTCCGCCTTGTTGGCCGAAGAAGGATCGGCTTACGACCTGAACATCAAAATGTTCAATGTCTTGCAACATACCATTACCGGCTGGCCCGGTGGCAAGCCCAATGCCGATGACAGCAACCGACCGGAAAGGTCCAAGCCATCTTCCAAGCGTGTACTGATCTTCAGTCCTCATCCTGATGACGATGTAATCTCCATGGGAGGGACCCTGGATCGTCTGATCGAACAGGGGCATGAAGTACATGTAGCTTATCAAACCTCCGGAAATATTGCAGTCTCCAATGCCGAGGCCCTGAAATTTGCAAGAACAGCGCGCTCCTTATACAAAGATTCCGATTCCCTGGATACGATCTGCAAGGAGTTGGATCAAAAGGACGATCTGCAATTGGATAGCCCTGCAGTCAGAAAGTTGAAGGGGGAGATCAGGCGTCAGGAATCTTATGGGGCTACTCGTTTTCTTGGTTTGCATCACAATCATATTCACTTCCTGGACCTCCCGTTCTACGAAACAGGAACCATTAAAAAGAATAAACTGACCGAGGCCGACATATCGATCATGAAAGGGATCATTGACCAAATAAAGCCTCATCAAATCTACGCTGCAGGGGATCTGGCGGACCCTCATGGGACTCATCAGGTTTGTTTGGAGGCGCTATTCCAATCCTTGGATCAGTTAAAGGGAAAAGAGTACATGTTAGATTGTTGGGTTTGGCTCTACCGCGGTGCATGGCATGAGTGGGATCTGCACGAGATACAAATGGCCGTTCCTATGAGTCCGGACCAGGTGTTGAAGAAGCGGAGAGCTATCTACTTCCACCAGACCCAAAAAGACGGAGTGATGTTCCAGGGAGACGACAGTCGGGAATTCTGGATGCGTGTTGAAGAACGCAACGCCACAACAGCCAAGCGTTATCGGGACATGGGATTGGCGGATTACGCGGCCATGGAGGCCTTTGTGCGGTATAATCAATAG
- a CDS encoding bifunctional metallophosphatase/5'-nucleotidase yields the protein MRRRQFIIRSLTASASVALPPYLLTGCRPGITGKSLTILHTNDMHSHIEAFGEGRYKGLGGMTARAGTIQRIRKEVDQLMLLDAGDVFQGTPYYNMFGGELELKLMSTMGYDATTIGNHEFDNGLDGLKYAMQYANFPHLSANYDFSKTQLNGMIKPYQVFDKGGIKVGVFGLGIRLQALVSSAMYGKTVYQDPIAVAREMVQELKTQGCDLIVCLSHLGYQYDQPDRPSDKVLAQQVSEIDIILGGHTHTFMDDPLILTNAEGFTTTINQVGWAGINLGRIDIEFSESNNQMTASTPILIRDNHWA from the coding sequence ATGAGACGAAGACAGTTTATCATCCGATCCTTGACCGCCTCAGCTTCAGTGGCCCTACCCCCCTATTTGTTGACAGGTTGTAGACCGGGCATAACCGGAAAAAGCCTAACCATTTTACATACCAACGACATGCACTCCCATATTGAAGCCTTTGGCGAAGGACGCTATAAAGGCCTGGGGGGAATGACCGCTCGCGCAGGAACCATTCAAAGGATACGGAAGGAGGTTGATCAACTGATGTTATTGGACGCGGGAGATGTTTTCCAGGGAACACCTTATTACAATATGTTTGGTGGAGAACTGGAGCTCAAACTGATGAGTACCATGGGCTATGATGCGACAACCATCGGTAACCACGAATTTGACAATGGTCTTGACGGCTTGAAGTATGCCATGCAATACGCCAACTTTCCACACCTCAGTGCCAATTACGATTTTTCAAAGACCCAATTGAACGGCATGATCAAGCCCTATCAGGTATTTGATAAAGGTGGAATTAAGGTGGGTGTCTTTGGACTTGGAATTAGGCTGCAAGCGTTGGTTAGCTCGGCTATGTACGGTAAGACCGTATATCAAGATCCCATTGCGGTGGCCAGAGAGATGGTGCAGGAGCTTAAAACGCAGGGTTGCGATCTGATCGTGTGTCTATCCCATCTAGGCTATCAATACGACCAGCCGGACCGACCCTCCGACAAGGTGTTAGCACAGCAAGTGAGCGAGATCGATATTATCCTGGGCGGTCATACACATACTTTTATGGATGACCCCTTGATCCTGACCAATGCAGAAGGTTTTACAACCACCATTAACCAGGTTGGTTGGGCTGGAATAAATCTAGGGAGGATTGATATTGAGTTTTCGGAAAGCAATAACCAGATGACGGCTTCTACTCCTATTCTGATTAGGGATAATCACTGGGCTTAA
- a CDS encoding TrmH family RNA methyltransferase, producing MTQLNHDQVVRHQPSFSLTLVCDGVNGPANIGSILRLADGLGVKEVVFANASINTDSDRLRRTARGAEKWMTFREESDLPRFLQEKLNQGAHVLALEITKESRPIKEFQLAQLNGETIFIIGAENRGVSQEVLEMAGDQVYHLPLYGRNSSINVAQAAAIGLYCVVQQLEQE from the coding sequence ATGACTCAGCTAAACCATGACCAAGTGGTCAGGCATCAACCCAGTTTTTCGCTGACCCTGGTTTGCGATGGGGTCAATGGGCCGGCCAATATAGGGTCCATACTTCGTTTAGCGGACGGACTTGGTGTCAAGGAAGTGGTTTTTGCCAATGCATCCATCAACACGGACTCCGATCGGCTTCGGCGAACGGCACGAGGAGCCGAGAAATGGATGACATTTCGGGAGGAAAGTGATCTGCCTCGTTTTCTTCAGGAAAAATTGAATCAAGGGGCCCATGTTCTTGCTTTGGAGATCACGAAGGAGAGTCGGCCCATAAAGGAGTTTCAATTAGCTCAACTTAATGGCGAGACTATTTTTATCATTGGTGCCGAAAACAGAGGAGTTTCACAGGAGGTATTAGAAATGGCAGGAGATCAGGTGTATCATCTCCCGCTGTATGGGCGCAACAGTAGCATTAATGTTGCACAGGCGGCTGCTATCGGCCTGTATTGTGTTGTTCAACAATTGGAGCAAGAATGA
- a CDS encoding purple acid phosphatase family protein, translated as MRQYILNTLKIAFICCISCYTIQAQHTHDGLHHWEIPSKDPDRIILTFHGDPSSKRAVTWRTDSTVNRSVAQIAEATVNSGFTKEAITVEAQTEPFDLGRYKGNASLMVNYHSVTFEELTPDTIYVYRVGDGMDHWSEWIQFRTAKETTEATQFVYFGDAQNDVLAHWSRVIRMAYQTAPDASFVVHAGDLINNAHRDYEWAEWYKAGGFIHSQWTAIPVVGNHEFRPTAEGEPRKLALQWRPQFTLPVEQSLDSTLHETVYTVDYQGVRIIVLNSNDKLEEQTEYIEDQLKSSKAQWNIITCHHSVFSPAKGRDFQFAREFWKPLFDKYNVDLVLNGHDHTYARGHVPVRSADSTLTGDIKTVYVTSVSGPKQYQLDEEQMKAYASDGYQRDQAAEQTQFFQVITIDEGKLTYVAYTALGEEYDRAVIDKDLKTGKKKLIQADK; from the coding sequence ATGCGCCAATACATTTTGAATACTTTAAAGATCGCTTTCATTTGCTGTATTTCCTGTTATACTATTCAGGCTCAACATACTCATGACGGACTACATCATTGGGAAATTCCTAGCAAAGACCCCGACCGGATCATCTTGACCTTTCACGGTGACCCCAGCTCCAAAAGAGCCGTTACCTGGAGGACAGATTCCACGGTTAACCGATCAGTAGCCCAAATTGCGGAGGCTACAGTTAATTCTGGTTTCACCAAAGAGGCTATAACGGTTGAAGCTCAAACAGAACCATTCGATCTGGGTCGATACAAAGGAAATGCATCGCTCATGGTTAATTATCACAGCGTCACCTTTGAGGAGCTAACTCCAGATACCATCTATGTATACCGGGTTGGGGATGGTATGGATCATTGGTCGGAGTGGATTCAATTTCGCACGGCCAAAGAAACTACTGAAGCTACACAGTTTGTCTATTTTGGCGATGCACAAAACGATGTTCTGGCCCACTGGTCCAGAGTGATCAGAATGGCCTATCAGACGGCGCCAGACGCCTCTTTTGTGGTTCATGCCGGTGATCTTATCAATAACGCACATCGTGACTATGAATGGGCAGAATGGTACAAGGCCGGTGGTTTTATTCACAGCCAGTGGACCGCCATTCCAGTTGTTGGAAATCATGAGTTCCGACCAACAGCAGAAGGTGAACCGAGGAAATTGGCACTTCAATGGAGACCCCAGTTTACCCTCCCTGTAGAACAGTCATTGGACTCCACCCTCCACGAAACAGTGTATACTGTAGATTATCAAGGTGTTCGCATTATCGTTCTCAATTCAAACGATAAGCTAGAGGAACAAACCGAGTACATTGAGGATCAGCTGAAGAGCTCAAAAGCCCAGTGGAACATAATCACCTGCCATCATTCGGTATTCTCGCCCGCCAAAGGAAGAGATTTCCAATTTGCCAGAGAATTCTGGAAGCCGCTTTTTGATAAATATAATGTCGATCTGGTCCTAAACGGGCACGATCATACCTATGCCAGGGGACATGTTCCTGTACGCAGCGCAGACAGCACACTGACCGGTGATATTAAAACAGTTTACGTAACATCGGTTAGCGGGCCGAAGCAATATCAGTTGGACGAGGAACAAATGAAAGCCTATGCTTCCGATGGTTATCAGAGGGATCAAGCAGCTGAACAAACTCAGTTCTTTCAGGTAATCACCATAGATGAAGGTAAGCTGACCTATGTCGCCTATACAGCATTAGGAGAAGAATACGATCGAGCGGTCATCGATAAAGATTTGAAGACTGGAAAGAAGAAACTCATCCAAGCCGATAAATAA
- a CDS encoding 5'-nucleotidase C-terminal domain-containing protein, which produces MSKNRFWRTVLPVLLLIVQLSSCVDPQQEKPNISVSGIEITSDIQGEQTIDSIIAPYKDRMEVIMDEVIGFAAHDLTTNGGYESTLGLFVTRLCLEQSEQVFDRKIDVSIMNHRGGLRAPINKGDITLGEVYQVMPFENEVLLLDVPGSVLTDVIEHIGESGRSMIWPASFTVTNQGVANVLINGEPIDQNRIYVLSISDYLANGGGGFDMLQGLNRHQVEPVKVRYLIEKEIRERTERGEYVQASIEDAVIVNKS; this is translated from the coding sequence ATGTCCAAAAACAGATTTTGGCGTACCGTTCTACCGGTCCTATTATTGATTGTTCAACTCTCTTCTTGTGTTGATCCACAACAAGAGAAGCCGAATATTTCCGTCTCGGGAATAGAGATAACCTCCGATATACAAGGAGAACAAACCATCGATTCCATCATAGCGCCCTACAAAGACCGCATGGAGGTCATCATGGATGAAGTCATTGGATTTGCGGCACACGACCTCACCACCAATGGGGGTTATGAATCCACCTTAGGGCTATTTGTCACCCGACTTTGTCTGGAACAATCCGAACAGGTTTTTGATCGAAAAATTGATGTCTCCATTATGAATCACCGCGGCGGATTGAGAGCACCTATCAATAAGGGAGATATTACACTTGGTGAAGTTTACCAGGTGATGCCATTTGAAAACGAAGTCTTGCTCTTGGACGTTCCGGGTTCCGTTTTGACTGATGTGATAGAACATATCGGAGAATCTGGCCGCAGCATGATCTGGCCAGCAAGTTTTACCGTCACCAACCAGGGTGTTGCGAATGTTTTGATCAATGGAGAGCCTATCGACCAGAATCGAATCTATGTTCTATCCATTAGCGATTACTTGGCCAACGGCGGAGGCGGATTCGATATGTTGCAAGGCCTCAATCGACACCAAGTCGAACCAGTCAAGGTTCGGTATTTGATCGAGAAGGAAATTAGGGAGCGGACAGAGCGTGGAGAATATGTACAAGCCAGTATAGAAGATGCCGTAATAGTGAACAAATCATGA
- a CDS encoding internalin: MNEISIDRFENKPGFTSDLADFDNSKMELHIRADVKNRKLLSELNIEKLWLIGAKEKDIEQIFSLHQPKYVSLYQLLAKDLSCLENLNKCETLITEWNTKATELWNIESNPNLRKLAIRDYSKISDLSELERATQLKSLSLDGGLNKELKVDSLKPLANLTQLEYLRLTSIKVVDESLDPISHLRNLKTLELSNQFPTQEYAKLSVKLTQTECSMFRPYQEVEIKDENGNLIYDRMITGKRKPFLLSAKDQARIEKYEKEFEKLKNNYAQHRV; this comes from the coding sequence ATGAACGAAATTTCCATAGACCGATTTGAGAACAAACCAGGATTTACTTCTGATTTAGCTGATTTTGACAATTCTAAAATGGAATTGCATATTCGTGCGGATGTAAAGAATCGAAAACTCTTAAGTGAACTGAATATTGAAAAACTTTGGTTAATTGGTGCAAAAGAAAAAGACATCGAACAGATTTTTTCTCTTCATCAACCAAAGTATGTCAGTCTTTATCAATTACTCGCAAAGGATTTAAGTTGTTTAGAAAACCTGAATAAGTGCGAAACTCTAATAACTGAATGGAATACTAAAGCAACTGAACTTTGGAATATCGAATCTAACCCGAACTTGAGAAAATTGGCAATTAGAGATTATTCCAAAATTTCGGACTTGTCAGAATTGGAAAGAGCAACTCAATTAAAAAGTCTGTCTTTAGATGGCGGTTTGAATAAAGAACTAAAAGTTGACAGCTTAAAACCACTAGCGAACCTGACACAGTTGGAATATTTGAGATTGACAAGCATAAAAGTTGTAGATGAATCTCTCGATCCAATTTCACATTTGAGAAATTTAAAAACGCTTGAACTTTCCAATCAATTTCCGACACAGGAATATGCTAAACTTTCAGTTAAACTGACTCAAACTGAATGTTCAATGTTTCGACCTTATCAAGAAGTTGAAATAAAAGATGAAAATGGAAATTTAATTTATGACAGAATGATCACTGGAAAAAGAAAACCATTTCTATTATCGGCAAAAGACCAGGCTCGGATTGAGAAATACGAAAAGGAATTTGAAAAACTAAAAAATAACTACGCACAACACCGTGTATAG
- a CDS encoding DUF4159 domain-containing protein: MKPLAFILLLLTVPIQAQKLAVLRYGGGGDWYSNPTALPNLARFCNEELGTNIDQNPAEVQPSSLDLFDYPYVHMTGHGNVFFTAEDSENLRNYLLSGGFLHIDDNYGMDTYLRKELDKLFPNKELIELGIDHPIFSSYYPFPNGLPKIHEHDGGRPQALGMVHEGRLVLLYTFESDLGDGWENPEIHNDPPEVRLKALRMGANIIKYAFEF, from the coding sequence ATGAAGCCACTTGCGTTCATCCTATTATTACTGACCGTTCCCATTCAGGCTCAAAAGTTAGCGGTGTTGCGATATGGTGGCGGTGGAGACTGGTATTCCAACCCAACCGCTCTGCCCAACCTGGCTAGGTTCTGTAATGAGGAATTAGGAACCAACATCGACCAAAATCCAGCCGAGGTTCAGCCCTCCAGTTTAGATCTGTTCGATTATCCCTACGTACACATGACCGGTCATGGTAATGTGTTCTTTACGGCAGAAGATTCTGAAAACCTACGCAATTATTTGTTGAGTGGTGGTTTTCTGCACATCGATGATAATTACGGAATGGACACTTACTTGCGCAAGGAATTGGACAAGTTGTTTCCCAATAAAGAACTGATCGAGTTGGGTATAGATCATCCCATCTTTAGTAGTTATTACCCCTTTCCTAATGGTCTTCCGAAGATCCACGAACATGACGGTGGACGCCCGCAGGCCTTGGGTATGGTGCACGAAGGTCGTTTGGTGCTGTTGTACACCTTTGAAAGTGACTTGGGGGATGGCTGGGAAAACCCGGAGATTCACAACGACCCACCTGAGGTCAGACTAAAAGCGCTGCGAATGGGTGCTAATATTATCAAGTATGCCTTCGAATTCTGA
- a CDS encoding helix-turn-helix domain-containing protein, producing the protein MISRKIAYPSLTVVMLFLAMINQAVFAMPQESETPHTEDSYAQWKEMAKDAAEEEDVARAISFAQRYIQESLDLEFARSEAFSDFYDDPQFQQFQNSYLVKGRWGSLVYIYAGLIGLFIVVMFNLQPKQDRVATVLLSILIFIHAFFIIHVGLHSMNYDLYYPHLYSSSTIFSLLYGPLLYFYFKRIKTGYRFKWRDLLHLAPTLVLIGLFIPVFILPADEKLKIMLGVGIYQDRAYGLEISSGKMLSLIIYSFLTARLFFRNKNKITTPEYLPIWKWQRNLVSFQVLFTLVYAIYLILLVTNQLTGPFFHLQLITLSGMVLYVAYMAYTNPKTLLGYQLEASFLKYKNSGLTNSFSNELKDEMIRLLEEEKIFQHNDINLNTISERLGTTRHNASQIINEHFNLSFFELINHYRIKEAKQIFEEDVAGQKNIIEVAYEVGYNNKVTFNKSFKKLNQLTPSQYLKKLRQETP; encoded by the coding sequence ATGATATCGCGCAAGATTGCATACCCATCACTAACCGTCGTCATGCTGTTTTTGGCCATGATCAACCAGGCGGTATTCGCTATGCCGCAAGAATCGGAAACACCACACACAGAGGATAGCTATGCGCAGTGGAAAGAGATGGCCAAAGATGCGGCCGAAGAAGAGGACGTGGCCAGGGCTATTTCATTTGCCCAGCGCTACATTCAAGAGTCTTTAGACCTGGAATTCGCAAGAAGTGAGGCTTTTAGTGACTTCTATGATGACCCCCAATTTCAGCAGTTTCAGAACAGCTACCTGGTAAAAGGTAGGTGGGGTTCCCTGGTTTATATCTATGCTGGGCTTATTGGCCTGTTCATCGTGGTGATGTTCAACCTACAACCCAAACAGGATAGGGTTGCCACCGTACTGTTGAGCATATTGATCTTTATTCACGCATTCTTCATTATCCATGTTGGGCTGCACTCCATGAATTACGACCTGTATTACCCGCACTTATACAGCAGTTCAACCATCTTCTCATTATTGTATGGCCCGCTCTTGTATTTCTATTTCAAGCGGATAAAAACCGGATACCGATTCAAGTGGCGGGATCTGCTCCATTTGGCTCCCACCTTAGTACTCATCGGGCTTTTTATCCCGGTGTTCATTCTTCCGGCCGACGAAAAGCTGAAAATCATGCTGGGCGTGGGTATTTACCAAGACAGAGCTTACGGATTAGAGATCAGTTCAGGGAAGATGTTATCGTTGATCATCTACAGTTTTCTGACCGCTAGACTATTCTTTAGAAACAAGAACAAGATCACCACCCCAGAATACTTACCCATCTGGAAATGGCAGCGCAATCTTGTCAGTTTCCAGGTCTTGTTCACCCTTGTTTATGCTATTTACCTGATCTTACTGGTGACCAACCAATTGACCGGGCCATTCTTTCACCTGCAATTGATCACACTATCTGGTATGGTTCTTTATGTAGCCTACATGGCCTATACCAATCCTAAGACCTTGCTTGGGTATCAGTTGGAGGCCTCATTTTTGAAATACAAGAACTCCGGTCTTACAAATTCCTTCTCCAATGAATTAAAGGACGAAATGATCCGCTTGTTGGAAGAAGAAAAGATATTTCAACATAACGATATTAACCTCAATACGATCTCGGAACGACTTGGAACGACCCGGCATAATGCATCCCAGATCATCAATGAACATTTCAACCTAAGTTTCTTCGAACTGATCAATCACTACAGGATCAAAGAGGCTAAGCAGATCTTTGAAGAAGACGTTGCTGGCCAAAAGAATATTATAGAAGTAGCTTATGAGGTGGGTTACAACAACAAGGTGACCTTCAACAAATCGTTTAAGAAACTTAACCAACTGACTCCCTCACAGTATCTTAAAAAACTTAGGCAAGAAACTCCTTAA
- a CDS encoding THUMP-like domain-containing protein, giving the protein MKELIRPEVHQFLLDYRGSPADLALGKSKFPGLSSSQLAQQLQGLRKAKTKLPSWHKNPAILYPPKISLEQSSSEATAQYKAKLVSGQSFVDITGGMGVDSYWFSKQFERVDYFELNSELAGLSAHNFKAFGAHNISVHSSDGLQGLKDLKPDWIFIDPSRRNKTKGKVYFLADCEPDMTTELDKLLGFAPNVMIKTSPMLDISQGLRELNSVKEIHVVAVQGEVKELLWICSREYDGPVNIVSSNLLRTGGFQSYTSAWTRDIRHPEMGTVSAYLYDPNPAMVKANQHDGFAVEMGLSKLAAHTHLYTDPDILSYPGRRFEVVEVLPYTKAILKKQLKPGKANVATRNFPLTVQEIRKKWKLQDGGEQFLFFVKDHQDQKIVVRAKRI; this is encoded by the coding sequence ATGAAAGAGCTGATACGCCCTGAAGTCCATCAATTCCTGTTAGATTATCGCGGGAGTCCTGCGGACCTGGCCTTGGGAAAATCGAAATTTCCAGGTCTCTCCTCTTCACAACTGGCTCAACAACTTCAGGGTTTACGAAAGGCAAAAACCAAATTACCTAGCTGGCATAAGAACCCTGCTATACTGTATCCACCCAAGATCAGTTTGGAACAATCCTCCTCCGAGGCTACTGCACAATACAAAGCTAAATTGGTTAGTGGGCAATCATTTGTTGATATCACCGGTGGTATGGGAGTTGATAGCTATTGGTTCTCTAAACAATTTGAGCGAGTAGATTACTTTGAATTGAATTCCGAATTGGCTGGCCTGTCAGCCCACAACTTCAAAGCTTTTGGTGCCCACAATATCTCCGTTCATTCTTCGGATGGTCTTCAGGGCCTCAAGGACCTGAAGCCGGATTGGATCTTTATTGATCCTTCAAGGAGAAATAAAACCAAGGGCAAAGTGTACTTCCTGGCAGATTGTGAACCGGATATGACCACGGAATTAGATAAGCTTTTGGGATTTGCGCCCAATGTGATGATCAAGACATCGCCCATGCTTGACATCTCCCAGGGACTCAGGGAACTCAATTCTGTGAAAGAAATTCATGTGGTGGCCGTACAAGGAGAGGTCAAAGAATTGCTTTGGATCTGCAGTCGTGAATATGATGGCCCCGTCAATATAGTCTCTTCTAATCTGCTGAGAACAGGAGGATTTCAATCCTATACTTCTGCTTGGACCAGGGATATAAGGCACCCTGAGATGGGAACTGTTTCGGCCTATCTCTACGATCCAAACCCGGCCATGGTTAAAGCCAATCAGCATGATGGGTTCGCAGTGGAAATGGGTTTGTCCAAACTAGCGGCTCACACCCACCTTTACACCGACCCAGATATATTGAGTTATCCAGGAAGACGGTTCGAGGTAGTGGAGGTCCTCCCCTACACTAAGGCAATCCTGAAGAAACAACTGAAACCGGGTAAGGCCAATGTTGCCACTAGAAATTTTCCACTAACCGTCCAGGAGATTCGGAAGAAATGGAAGCTTCAGGATGGCGGCGAACAGTTTCTTTTCTTTGTCAAGGATCATCAGGATCAGAAGATTGTGGTGCGCGCAAAACGGATCTGA